One window of the Salminus brasiliensis chromosome 1, fSalBra1.hap2, whole genome shotgun sequence genome contains the following:
- the dusp10 gene encoding dual specificity protein phosphatase 10, whose product MPPSPLDDRIVVALPRPIRPQELHLCLDTSYLEATVGAVAKTTVISSTTVVKIQATNLTYMPSSSGSTRSLTCGCSSASCCTVTTYEKDSQAHTPTLSQVSTSSPNLNSAVSYGGHAGVSVPMVGPSETYSAPSLTASPPNGSVRVIHPNELAQKMTHCPMGHPVGPVPVIIDCRPFMEYNKSHIRGAVHINCSDKISRRRLQQGKITVLDLISCRQSKDSFRGIFSKEIVVYDESTVDPGRLSLTQPLQVVLESLRREGKDPVVLRGGLSSFRQGHEDLCEHSLHLQEGQDAGAAVGLSGALPHSLPSTPDIENAELTPILPFLFLGNERDAQDHDQMQRLNIGYILNVTTHLPLYHYALGLYKYKRLPATDSNKQNLRQYFEEAFEFIEEAHQAGRGLLIHCQAGVSRSATIVIAYLMKHTWMTMTDAYKFVKTRRPIISPNLNFMGQLLEFEEDLNNGITPRILTPKLIGVETIV is encoded by the exons ATGCCTCCATCTCCCCTCGACGACAGAATTGTGGTGGCGCTGCCAAGGCCTATCCGACCTCAGGAACTTCATCTCTGCCTGGACACCAGCTACCTGGAAGCCACTGTGGGTGCCGTCGCCAAGACGACGGTGATCAGCAGCACCACCGTGGTGAAAATCCAGGCGACCAACCTCACGTATATGCCCTCATCCAGTGGCTCCACGCGCTCCTTGACGTGTGGATGCAGCAGTGCCAGCTGTTGCACGGTGACCACGTACGAGAAGGACAGCCAGGCCCATACCCCGACGCTGAGCCAGGTTAGCACAAGCAGCCCCAACTTGAACTCCGCTGTCAGCTATGGCGGGCACGCTGGCGTCTCCGTGCCGATGGTGGGCCCGAGTGAAACCTACAGTGCCCCCAGCCTCACCGCCAGCCCGCCCAACGGCAGTGTGCGGGTCATCCACCCTAATGAACTAGCACAGAAGATGACGCACTGCCCCATGGGTCATCCGGTGGGGCCAGTGCCGGTGATCATCGACTGCAGGCCCTTTATGGAATACAACAAGAGTCACATCCGAGGCGCCGTTCACATCAACTGCTCGGACAAGATCAGCCGCCGGCGCCTCCAGCAGGGCAAGATCACTGTGCTGGACCTCATCTCCTGCCGTCAGAGTAAAGACTCCTTCCGGGGGATTTTTTCCAAAGAGATAGTTGTTTACGACGAAAGCACGGTAGACCCGGGCCGGCTGTCACTTACCCAACCCCTTCAAGTAGTCCTGGAGTCTCTGCGCAGGGAGGGGAAGGACCCTGTTGTTCTAAGAG GAGGCCTCAGCAGTTTCAGGCAGGgacatgaggacctgtgtgagCACTCCCTCCATCTGCAGGAGGGCCAGGACGCTGGGGCTGCTGTTGGCTTGTCAGGGGCACTACCTCACTCCTTGCCCTCCACCCCTGACATCGAGAATGCAGAGCTAACACCCATACTGCCCTTTCTGTTCCTGGGCAATGAACGGGATGCGCAGGACCATGACCAAATGCAGAGGTTGAACATTGGCTACATCCTCAATGTCACCACTCACCTCCCACTCTACCACTATGCCCTTGGCCTTTACAAGTACAAGCGCTTGCCTGCTACCGACAGCAACAAGCAGAACCTGCGGCAGTATTTCGAGGAGGCATTCGAGTTTATAG AAGAGGCTCACCAGGCAGGCAGGGGGctgctcattcactgccagGCAGGCGTGTCACGCTCCGCTACCATCGTCATCGCATACCTGATGAAACACACCTGGATGACCATGACGGACGCTTACAAGTTTGTCAAGACACGGCGGCCCATCATCTCGCCCAACCTCAACTTCATGGGCCAGCTTCTGGAGTTCGAGGAGGACCTCAATAATGGCATCACTCCTCGCATACTCACCCCTAAGCTCATTGGAGTGGAGACCATAGTGTAG